CCCGAGGTGATGTTCCAGATGTGCACGTCGTGCACCGCGACGACGCCGTCGGTGCCCTGCAGGTGCTCGCGGATCTGCGCCACATCGCGGTCGCGCGGGGCGGACTCGGTGAGCACGCGCACCACATCGCGCAGCAGCAGGACGGCGCGCGGCGCGATGAGCGCGGCGATGACGAGCGAGGCGATCGCGTCGGCGGGAGCGAACCCGGTGACGAGAATGACGGCACCGGCCGCGATCGCGGCGATCGATCCGAGCATGTCGCCGAACACCTCGAGCAGGGCGCCCCGCAGGTTGAGCGCGCGTCGGTCCCCCCCGCGCAGCACGAGGAAGGCGACGACGTTCGCCGCGAGCCCGACGACCGCGACGACGAGCATGGGGGCTGCATTGACGTGGCCGGGGTCGCTCGTGAGGCGGCGGATCGCCTCCCACGCCACCACGCTGGCGACCACCACGAGGATCAGGCCGTTGACGAGCGCCGCGAGCACCTCCATCCGCCGGAACCCGAAGGTGTGCCGGTCGGTGGCGGGCCGGGCCGCCACGAGGGATGCCGCGAGCGCGACCGCGAGGCCGATCGTGTCGCTCGCCATGTGGCCCGCATCGCCGAGCAGCGCGAGCGATCCCGAGACGAACGCTCCCCCCACCTCGACGATGAGCACCACGAGGGTGATGCCGAGCGCGATCGCGAGACGCGCGCGGTTGCCACCGGCTGCGCGCGCGTGATCGTGGTCGTGCCCCATGCCTCCAGGCTAGGGCCGGGATGGCGCGCCCTCCAGGCGCGCAGCCTTCTCGGGAACGCTGTTCACAACGGTTCTCAGCTGGTCGTCCGGATGCCGTGCTTCCCCAGAAATGCAGGAGAATCCGCCGCCGCGCGGGGCGGTTCCCCGGTGTGGCGGGCCGGCCCCGCAGAGACTCCTGCATTTCTCGGCCTCACGCTCGGCGAGGTGTCGGCGAAGGTCGCCTCCGTCGGACGGCAGCCGCATCCGTCCGCGGCCTGCCTTGCGAGTCCAGAAATGCAGGAGATCGTGTGAGGCGTGGCGGCAAGTTGTGGCGGATGCGGGGTCCGTCACAAGGATCTCCTGCATTTCTGCAGCGGGGTTGGAGCGAGCGGCCGGGTCGCGCGGCCGGGCGGGGCTCAGCCGTAGAGGGCGCGCAGCTGGGCGACCAGGGCGCCGAAGGCGCGGGCGCGATGGCTCACCGCGTTCTTCTCGTCGGGCGTGAGCTCGGCCGAAGAGGTGGGGATGCCGTCGGGACGGAACAACGGGTCGTAGCCGAAGCCGTGGGTGCCCGCCGGCGCCTCGAGCACGACGCCCGGCCAGACGCCGCGCACCACGAGCTCGCGCTCGCCGTCCACGAGGGCGGCGGCGCAGACGAACTCGGCGGAGCGATCCGCCGCACCCGCGAGGTTCGCGAGCAGCATCGCGTTGTTGTCGGCGTCACTGCGCGTGCCCGCGTACCGCGCAGAATGGATGCCGGGGGCACCGCCGAGCGCCGCGACCGCGATCCCGGAGTCGTCGGCGATCGCCGGCAACCCGGTGTGCCGGTTCGCGGCGCGCGCCTTGATGAGCGCGTTCGCCTCGAAGGTGTCGCCGTCCTCCACCGGCTCCGGCCCGTCGTAGCCGACCAGTTCGTGCGTGCCGAGGCGCTCCCCCAGGATGCGACGCAGTTCCTCGACCTTGTGCGCATTGTGGGTGGCGAGCACGAAGACCGTCATGCGCCGAGCGCCTCCGCCTGGATGCGGGCGAGCTCGGCATTGCCGGCGAGCGCCAGGTCGAGCAGCGCGTCGAGCTCACGCCGGTCGAACGGCGCGCCCTCCGCGGTGCCCTGCACCTCGACGAAGAGGCCGCGACCGGTGACGACGACGTTCATGTCGGTCTCGGCACGCACATCCTCGGTGTAGGCGAGGTCGAGCAGCGGGACCCCGTCGATGATGCCCACGCTCACCGCCGACACGGTGTCGATGAGCGCCTTCGCGTTCTTCCCGATGAAGCCCTGCTCCCGGCCCCAGGCCACGGCGTCCGCGAGCGCCACGTAGGCACCCGTGATGGCGGCGGTGCGGGTGCCGCCGTCGGCCTGCAGCACGTCGCAGTCGATCACGATGGTGTTCTCGCCGAGCGCCTTGGTGTCGATGATGGCGCGCAGGCTGCGGCCGACGAGGCGCGAGATCTCGTGCGTGCGGCCGCCGACGCGGCCCTTGACCGACTCGCGATCCATCCGCTCGTTCGTGGAGCGCGGCAGCATCGCGTACTCGGCGGTCACCCAGCCCTTGCCCTTGCCGACCAGCCAGCGCGGCACGCCGTTGGTGAAGCTCGCCGTGCACAGCACCTTCGTGTTGCCGAAGGAGATAAGGGCGCTGCCTTCGGCCTGGGCGCTCCAGCCGCGCTCGATCGTGATGGGACGCAGCTGGTCGGCGGTGCGGCCGTCGGCGCGGGTGTCGGTCATGCGGACTCCTGGGGTGGGCGGTGCGGTTCAGACTCCCGGCACGGTGATCGTGCCGGTCGGGAAGGCTTCGACGTGGCGCACCTCGGGCCCGAGGAAGCGGGCGGCGAGGGCGCGGAAGGCGCGCTCGTCGTCGCCGGTCGACTCGAAGCGGTGGGTGGGCGGGGTCTGCGCGGTGCGCTGGATGCCGTGCGAGACGAGGGTGCGGTACACATCCGCCGCGGTCTCCTCGGCGCTCGACACGAGCCGCACGCCCGGGCCCATGACGTATTGGATGGCTGCCGACATGAGCGGGTAGTGGGTGCAGCCGAGCACAAGGGTGTCGACGTCGGCGGCGATGAGGGGGCTGAGGTACCCCTGGGCGGCCTCGAAGAGCTCGGGCCCGCTCGTGACGCCGGCCTCGACGAACTCGACGAAGCGGGGGCAGGCCGCACTGAACAGCTCGAGACCGTCGGCGGCGGCGAAGGCGTCGTCGTAGGCGCGCGACTGGATGGTGCCGACGGTGCCGATCACACCCACGCGCCCGTTGCGCGTGGACCGCACGGCGGCACGCACGGCGGGCTGGATCACCTCGACGACCGGGATGCCGGCCGCCGCCGTGTAGCGCTCGCGGGCATCCCGCAGCACGGCGGCGGACGCGGTGTTGCAGGCGATGACGAGGGTTTTCACTCCCTGCGCGACGAGATCGTCCATGACCGCGAGCGCGTAGGCGCGCACCTCGGCGATCGGCTTCGGACCGTACGGCGAGTGGGCGGTGTCGCCCACGTACAGGATCGACTCGTGGGGCAGCTGGTCGAGGATCGCCCGCGCCACCGTGAGCCCGCCGACCCCCGAGTCGAACACCCCGATGGGAGCGTCGGTGGGCACGGCGTGGGTCACGGTGTTCCAGCGTACCCGGGGCCCGACCCCGATCCGCGGATGCCCGCCGCCACCCCCCTCCCCGCCTGCCGAGTTGGCGGGCGCGGCCCCCCGCATCGCGGACTCCCCCCATCTCAACGATGGGAACCCCCCAAATCAAGGATGGCTGCCTCCCAAATCAAGGAGTCGGTGTGACTCCTGAGCGCTCCTGTGGCGGGTGTCGCGCATTTCCGTCCTCGACTCCTTGATTTGGGTTGCGGCACTCCTTGATTTGGGATGGGGATGCTGGGCTCGGTTGGAGGTTCGGGCGACGGGGTTGTGGATGAGACTCCCGGCGGATGGGGCGGGTGCCCTAGCGTGTCGGCATGTCTCGACGAATCCTCCGCGCCGTGCCGGTGGTGCTCATCGCGACCCTGACGCTCACCGGCTGCCTGCCGGGCGACCCGCCCGTGACGCCGCCCGCCACACCCTCGGCCGAGCCGGTTTTCGCCTCCGATGAGGAAGCGCTCGCCGCGGCGGAGGAGGCGTACGGGAAGTACCTGGCGGTGGTTGACGCGGTCTTTGCGGATGGCGGAGCGAACCCAGAGCGGTTGCTTGAGGTCGCATCAGAGAGTGTGTACGAGATCGATCGACTTGGCTTTGAGGAGATGGCGCAGCAGCATCTGCGCGGAACGGGCGCAGCGACGTTTGTCCTGAAACTCCAGTCGTTCGAATCAGTCGACGGCGAAGTCGTCGCATACTCATGTGACGACATCAGCGCAACCGACATCCTTGACGCCGACGGTCGGTCGATTGTCGCTGGCTCGCGCCCAACCCGTATCCCCTATGAGGTTCGGTTCGACGGCGACCCTCTCACGGTCGTCGAACGAACCCTCTGGCAAGGGCAGGGCGTATGCGACTGATGGCAATCGCGGCGGCCGCAGCAATCGTGCCCGTCGCGTGGTCGTTGCCCCTTGCCGATCCAGCATGTGGCAACTTCGAGATTCGGACTGGCGCATGCACCGTCTCCGGTGAAGTCACCGGCGACGAGGCGGTCCTCACCGGAAGCACCGGCACCGGCACCGGCTCGGGAACCGGCCAGCCCGGCGGCGGGTCGGGTGGGAACCCCGGCGCGAGCACGTCCGAGCCGAGCTGCTATTACGGGGTCGCCGCGCCGGGGTGCGAGGGGCGTGACGAGTTCCGTATCGACGTGGTGACTCTCGACGACATCGCGCGGTTCCGGCCGGCGCCGGGCATCCAGCGGATGGAGCCGGATGGCTGGGTGGTGGTGGGGCTGCCCGCCAACATCTACGCGATCGCGAACGCGGAGCTCGTTCCGGGCACCCTGCTCGAGCTGCCGGCGGAGGTGCGGTTCACCCCGGTCGGCTTCCGCTGGGATTACGGCGACGGCTCGACCGCCACCCTCACGACGAAGGGCGGCACCTGGCGCGCCCTCGGGCTGAGCGAGTTCGACCCCACCCCGACGAGTCACATCTACCGCGCCCCGGGGAGCTACACGATCCGGCTGAGCATCGTGTACCGCGCCGAGTACCGACTCGAAGACGGCCCGTTCGCGCCCATCGCGGGCACCATCACCCTGCCCGCCAACGAGCTGCACATCACGGCGGGCGGCGCGAAGACCGTGCTCGTCGACCGGGACTGCACGGTCGCGCCCGCAGGGCCGGGGTGCTGAGGGCGCGGATCGTGTTCGAAAAGCAGGCTCGATCGCGCGCGGGAGGCTCGCGGAGGGTCGGTTTGGTCGTTCCAGCCTGCTTTTCCGACACCGCTCGCGCGGGTGAGGTCCGGGGCGGCCGGTTCTAGGGTGGGCGCATGACGTCGACGGCGCTCCGCACCGACCGCTACGAACTCACGATGATCGACGCCGCCCTGCGCGCCGGGGCGCACGAGCGTCCCAGCGTGTTCGAGCTGTTCGCCCGCCGACTTCCGGACGGGCGCCGCTTCGGGGTCGTCGCGGGCACGGGCCGCCTGCTCGAGGCGATCGAGGCGTTCCGTTTCGGGGAGGACGAGCTGGCGTGGCTCGACCGGGAACGGGTCGTCTCGCCCGAGACGCTCGACTGGCTCGCGGCGTACCGTTTCCGCGGCACCATCCGCGGGTATCGCGAGGGTGAGCTGTACTTCCCCGGCTCCCCGTTGCTCGTCGTGGAGGCGGGGTTCGCGGAGGGTGTCGTGCTCGAGACGATCGCCCTCTCGATCCTCAACTACGACTCCGCGGTGGCGAGCGCCGCCGCACGCATGGTGTCGGCGGCCGGGGGGCGTCCGCTCGCCGAGATGGGCTCGCGGCGCACCGGCGAGCATTCGGCCGTCGCCGCCGCGCGGGCGGCCTACATCGCGGGCTTCGGCGCCACGTCCAACCTGGAGGCGGGGCGCCGGTGGGGCGTGCCCACGATGGGCACCGCCGCGCACGCCTTCACCCTGCTATTCCCCACCGAAGGGGAGGCGTTCGCGGCGCAGCTCGCCGCGCTCGGGCCCGGCACCACGCTGCTGGTCGACACCTACGACATCCGCCGCGGCGTCGAGAACGCTGTGCGTGCCGCCGGCACCGGTCTCGGGGCGGTGCGCATCGACTCCGGCGACCTGGATGTGGTGGTGCGCGAGGTGCGCGCACAGCTGGACGCGCTGGGCGCGACGGGCACGCGCATCACCGTCACGAACGACCTCGACGAGTACGCGATCGCCGCCCTCGCGGCGGCCCCTGTCGACTCCTACGGCGTGGGCACCGCTCTCGTCACCGGTTCCGGCTCCCCCGCCTCCGGGATGGTCTACAAGCTTGTCGCGCACCAGGATGCCGGCGGCGCCTGGCTGTCGGTCGGGAAGACCTCCGAAGGCAAGGCGACGGTCGGCGGCCGCAAGCAGCCGGTGCGGGCGCTCCGCGACGGGGTCGCCGTGTCGGAGGACATCCACGTGGAGGATCCGCCGGTGGATGCCCTCGCCGCGGATGCGGGACGGCTGCTGCATGTGCCGCTCGTCACCGACGGCGAGGTCCACACCGCCGCGCTCGGCCCGGACGGGGTGGCCGCAGCACGGGCGCACCACGCCGCGGCGATCGCGGAGCTGTCGGCGGATGGTCGGCGCCTCTCGCGCGGGGATGCGGCGATCCCGACGCGCTACCTGTGAGTCGCGGCATCGCGGCGAGTCGCGGCTTCGCGGCGCGGCGCGTCCGGCGACGCTCCTCGAGCACCCGGGTGGCCTACTTCAGGCGGTCGTAGATCTTCTGGCAGTCGGGGCACACCGGGAACTTGGAGGGGTCGCGCCCCGGAACCCACTTCTTGCCGCACAGCGCGCGCACCGGCTTGCCCGTGACCGCCGATTCGACGATCTTGTCCTTCTGCACGTAGTGGGCGAAACGGTCGTGGTCGCCGTCCTCGGTGAGCTCGCCCTCGAGGAGCTTCTCGAGCTCCCGGTCGAGCACGTCGGTGCCCCCGCCGATCCGATCCCCATCCAGCTCGCTCATCCGCCCAGGGTACGTCAGCCGCGTCAGTTGCGCAGCGTGAAGGCCAGCAGTTCGGGCCCCCGCCGTTCGAACGCCGCACCCCCGCCGCGCACGCCGATCGCGTAGACGGCGATCCCCACGAGGAGGCCGAGGCCGAGCGCCACCCAGCCCCAGGCGCCCCGCGAGAACCACCACAGCGCGGCCGCAGCGAACGCGGGGGCGGCGGTCGCGAGCACGAGCACGATCGAGATCGCCTGGGCGACGCCCCCCTGGCTCCCGGGCACCTGCGGCGCCTGCCAGGCCGCGTCACCCGGCCGAGGGGCCGCGTAGGGGAACCGCGCCGAGTAGAGGTTCCCGATCCCGATGCCACCGAGCAGCAGCGCGATGCACACCCCGAGCAAGGGCGGAGCGACCGCGAGGTCGCCGTGCCCCCACACGGCGAGCGGCACGCCCACGAGCAGCAGCACCGCCCCCCAGATGAGCACGGGGATGGCACGCCCGCGCCGATCGTCCACTCCGCGGGTCTGCGCCGCGACGTGCTGCCAGATCGCCGTGTTGTCGTAGGCGACATCGTTGTGGATCGTCGACCAGGCGATGAGGAGCGTCATGAGCGGCAGCGGCACGAGCACGGCGACCGGGAAGGGCACCCCGCCGACCCGCAGCGCCACGAGGACTACGACGGGGACGAGCGGGAGCACCGCGAACACCGCCCGGTAGCGGGGATCCCGCAGCCAGTAGCTCACCGAGCGTGCGGCGATCGCGCCGGTCGGCGTCGTCGGGAAGCGGGCGAACCAGCCGGGCACGCGCGTGCGGCGCGGCCCCGGCAGGCGTCGTGTGGCGCGCAGCGGCAGCCCGATCGCCACGAACCAGCACACGAAGAGCACCACCACGAGCAGCGCCGCCATCCCCAGCGACCGCCAGGCGGTCTCCGGCTCGTCGATGAGCGGGGTGGCCCAGCCCGGGGCGGCCCACAGCACGCCGAGCGGGGTCGTCGCGAGCCAGTCCGGCAGCCAATGCAGGAAGCCCTGGAAGGGGCGGACGGCATCGGCGAGCCAGCGGAGCTCGTGGATGCGGGGGGCGAGCGTCACGACGGAGAGCGCCGCGCCGACCACGAGGGTGAACACCCCGATGAAGTCGACCCACGCGGCCAGCCGACGGTGTCGCCGCACGGCCACCCCCAGCTGCCTGCCGAGCTTCACCGAGATGAGGCCTTGGAGGAACAGCAGCGGCGCCGCCGCCCACGCCAGGTGCACGGACGCGGTGTTCGTCCAGGCGGCGACGGGGGCTGCCGCGATCGGTGCGAGCAGGATGCCGGGGCCGAGGATGGCGTACGCGAACAGGGTGAGGCAGACGGCGATCGGCGGGATCCCGTAGCCGAGGAACGCCCGCGAGGAGAGCGCACTGCGTCGCACGGCGACGGCGGGCACGAGGAAGCAGGCGAGCACGAGCCAGGATCCGACCACGGTGATCCCGCGCGTGACGAAGGCGTCGTCGAAGCGGCTGATCCATTGGGCTCCCCACCACGCCGCGACGATGCCGCCGAACGCCACGACGAGACCCAGCACGAGCGCGAAGAGCTGTGCGGGCGGACGGCGGAAGCCGTTCGCCAGGATCCGCAGCCTCAGTCGGAGAAGTTCTGCAACCACTCCATGCCCTCCACCGCTGCGGCGCCGCCCGCGAGCTCGACGAAGCGCTCCTCCAGGCTGCGCCCGTCGAGCACCTCGGCGAGCGGACCCGCGGCGAGCACCGCGCCGTCGGCGATGATCGCGATCGCGTCGCAGATGCGCTCGGTCAGCTCCATGCTGTGGCTCGAGAGGATGACGGTGCCGCCGGCGTGCGTGAACCGCGTGAGCACGTCGAGCACGATCGAGGTGGACACCGGGTCGACGGACTCGAAGGGTTCGTCGAGCACGAGCAGCCGAGGTGCGTGGATCATGGCCGCCGCGATCGCGATCTTCTTGGTCATTCCCGCGGAGAAGTCCGCGACGAGCCGATGCATCGAATGCTCGAGGCCGAACGCCGCCGCGAGGTCGGCGGAGCGCTGGGCGATCGTCGCCCGGTCGAGCCCGCGGAGCGCGCCCGCGTGGTGGAGCAGCTCGGCTCCCGTGAGCCGGTCGAACAGCCGCAGCCGGTCGGGGAGCACCCCGATCTGCTTCTTGGCGAGTGCCGCGTTGCCCCACACATCGAGCCCGTAGACCCGCACGACGCCGCCGTCGGGGCGCAGCAGCCCGGTGATCATGGAGAGGGTCGTCGTCTTGCCCGCCCCGTTGGGCCCCACGATGCCGAAGAACGAGCCGGGATGCACCTGCAGCTCGATGCCGTCGACGGCGGTGCGTCCGCCGAAGCGCTTGGTGAGCCCCTGCACCGAGAGGGCGATGTCGATGGATGCGGGCGCCGCCGCCGGGGAGTCGGGCGCCGTGTGCCGCAGCGGATGCGGCTTCGCGGGCGCACGGCGCTGGACGGGTGCGGGCACCTCGGCCGCGGTCTCCTCGGGGACCGCGGGAGCCTCCACTTGGGCGAGGACCGCTGCGTCGGCGGCCGCCTCAGCGGGCTGCTCGATCAGCTCAACCACCTCGGAGGCCGCCGGCGCCTCGCGCGCGACGATCTCGACACCGGCGGGACGCGGCGGGTCGACACGCGGTTTGCCGCTGCGCGCGCGGGATGCGGCCGATGCCGAACCGCGCCGGGCCGCGGAGCCGGACGGTCGTCGGCTCGACGTGGTGGGGGTGGTGGGGTCGGTCTCCACCGCCTCACCGTATCAAGCCGCGAGCGCTGCTCAGCAGGGGGTCGGGGAGATCATCCTCGAGGATGACTCGCGCCCGAGGGACGCGCGTCGCCCCCAGATCACGAATCGAGAACAACCGGTGAACTCACCGTGACTTCTCACCCTCGCTCGGTAAACTCGCGGAAGCACAACGGCGTGTCTTGACCATGGCTCCTGGGTGAACAACCGATGAATGCATCATCGCGCCCGAGCCGCGAAGACCACCGAGGAGACCTCACCGTGACCACCCAGATCGTGATCCTTGCTGCCGGCATGGGCAGCCGACTGGGCCGTTCGCTTCCCAAGCCGCTCACCGAGTTGAGCGACGGCCGCACCATCATGCGCCAGCAGTTCGACAACATCCACCAGGCCTTCGGACGCGACGTCAAGGTGACCATCGTCGTCGGCTACAAGCTCGA
The Protaetiibacter larvae DNA segment above includes these coding regions:
- a CDS encoding cation diffusion facilitator family transporter, encoding MGHDHDHARAAGGNRARLAIALGITLVVLIVEVGGAFVSGSLALLGDAGHMASDTIGLAVALAASLVAARPATDRHTFGFRRMEVLAALVNGLILVVVASVVAWEAIRRLTSDPGHVNAAPMLVVAVVGLAANVVAFLVLRGGDRRALNLRGALLEVFGDMLGSIAAIAAGAVILVTGFAPADAIASLVIAALIAPRAVLLLRDVVRVLTESAPRDRDVAQIREHLQGTDGVVAVHDVHIWNITSGAPVFTAHVVVESGVFERGETDDLLDRLGSCLTAHFDVAHSTFQLEPSGHADHEEHAHR
- the rdgB gene encoding RdgB/HAM1 family non-canonical purine NTP pyrophosphatase gives rise to the protein MTVFVLATHNAHKVEELRRILGERLGTHELVGYDGPEPVEDGDTFEANALIKARAANRHTGLPAIADDSGIAVAALGGAPGIHSARYAGTRSDADNNAMLLANLAGAADRSAEFVCAAALVDGERELVVRGVWPGVVLEAPAGTHGFGYDPLFRPDGIPTSSAELTPDEKNAVSHRARAFGALVAQLRALYG
- the rph gene encoding ribonuclease PH, coding for MTDTRADGRTADQLRPITIERGWSAQAEGSALISFGNTKVLCTASFTNGVPRWLVGKGKGWVTAEYAMLPRSTNERMDRESVKGRVGGRTHEISRLVGRSLRAIIDTKALGENTIVIDCDVLQADGGTRTAAITGAYVALADAVAWGREQGFIGKNAKALIDTVSAVSVGIIDGVPLLDLAYTEDVRAETDMNVVVTGRGLFVEVQGTAEGAPFDRRELDALLDLALAGNAELARIQAEALGA
- the murI gene encoding glutamate racemase — encoded protein: MTHAVPTDAPIGVFDSGVGGLTVARAILDQLPHESILYVGDTAHSPYGPKPIAEVRAYALAVMDDLVAQGVKTLVIACNTASAAVLRDARERYTAAAGIPVVEVIQPAVRAAVRSTRNGRVGVIGTVGTIQSRAYDDAFAAADGLELFSAACPRFVEFVEAGVTSGPELFEAAQGYLSPLIAADVDTLVLGCTHYPLMSAAIQYVMGPGVRLVSSAEETAADVYRTLVSHGIQRTAQTPPTHRFESTGDDERAFRALAARFLGPEVRHVEAFPTGTITVPGV
- a CDS encoding PKD domain-containing protein, translated to MVTLDDIARFRPAPGIQRMEPDGWVVVGLPANIYAIANAELVPGTLLELPAEVRFTPVGFRWDYGDGSTATLTTKGGTWRALGLSEFDPTPTSHIYRAPGSYTIRLSIVYRAEYRLEDGPFAPIAGTITLPANELHITAGGAKTVLVDRDCTVAPAGPGC
- a CDS encoding nicotinate phosphoribosyltransferase, with the translated sequence MTSTALRTDRYELTMIDAALRAGAHERPSVFELFARRLPDGRRFGVVAGTGRLLEAIEAFRFGEDELAWLDRERVVSPETLDWLAAYRFRGTIRGYREGELYFPGSPLLVVEAGFAEGVVLETIALSILNYDSAVASAAARMVSAAGGRPLAEMGSRRTGEHSAVAAARAAYIAGFGATSNLEAGRRWGVPTMGTAAHAFTLLFPTEGEAFAAQLAALGPGTTLLVDTYDIRRGVENAVRAAGTGLGAVRIDSGDLDVVVREVRAQLDALGATGTRITVTNDLDEYAIAALAAAPVDSYGVGTALVTGSGSPASGMVYKLVAHQDAGGAWLSVGKTSEGKATVGGRKQPVRALRDGVAVSEDIHVEDPPVDALAADAGRLLHVPLVTDGEVHTAALGPDGVAAARAHHAAAIAELSADGRRLSRGDAAIPTRYL
- a CDS encoding DUF3039 domain-containing protein, with translation MSELDGDRIGGGTDVLDRELEKLLEGELTEDGDHDRFAHYVQKDKIVESAVTGKPVRALCGKKWVPGRDPSKFPVCPDCQKIYDRLK
- a CDS encoding ABC transporter ATP-binding protein, producing the protein METDPTTPTTSSRRPSGSAARRGSASAASRARSGKPRVDPPRPAGVEIVAREAPAASEVVELIEQPAEAAADAAVLAQVEAPAVPEETAAEVPAPVQRRAPAKPHPLRHTAPDSPAAAPASIDIALSVQGLTKRFGGRTAVDGIELQVHPGSFFGIVGPNGAGKTTTLSMITGLLRPDGGVVRVYGLDVWGNAALAKKQIGVLPDRLRLFDRLTGAELLHHAGALRGLDRATIAQRSADLAAAFGLEHSMHRLVADFSAGMTKKIAIAAAMIHAPRLLVLDEPFESVDPVSTSIVLDVLTRFTHAGGTVILSSHSMELTERICDAIAIIADGAVLAAGPLAEVLDGRSLEERFVELAGGAAAVEGMEWLQNFSD